The following proteins come from a genomic window of Vallitaleaceae bacterium 9-2:
- a CDS encoding Hsp70 family protein, translated as MAFLGIDLGTTNTVGMLYDDRTDLMDVVKTDGAQEVLPSVVCYLEDEILVGTEAKNSAVIYSEETIFSVKRKMGQEEAITVGGYELLPEEVSSEILKKIKDAAQEQIGEPIVEVVITHPAYFNDRQIYATKKAGMLAGFEIVHLLSEPLAAAIEYGYKQSYVQKILIYDLGGGTFDACVLSVAQDIYGNNSFQELADVGDMKLGGDDFDEVLVQAMVEAFEKQHGVSICQFEELEQKQMMQKIRIEAERAKRGLSEANKMSVNIHPITIVDGIPYQLTFDITRDQFEELIREYIERSMDVVELALERSGETKETIDKVILVGGSTLVPMVKRIIAGHIKEPYRAKDPAKSVAMGAAIYNYLMHLPNSSVEIGQIMRQHIGTRAIINEATGQKALIPILKMGTEIPSTATEDGFKVTRGAHAVSIDCFQWEEGHEQTSKYIGSVVLENITDDSQLSITYQIDRDNLFEVEVVDKISGHQVCQAFDRTKSAPVIDHSLAKTAPDITGMDIVFIIDTTSSMDVYIDGVKEKAIEFSNQLHQKGIDYQLGLIGYGDLGEREKPKKYKWTKDIERFRKNVKKLPRNYGGDIPESTLEAVETGVEYLKKRPVANAYKAFIVITDAPPHIPTHNGRGLEDAIKTVNDAGVICYVVAKKDPDSLLAYSPLVGEYGHYYSMDEPFYDILDAIANKLAQLVRVEKE; from the coding sequence ATGGCATTTTTAGGGATTGATTTAGGAACAACCAATACAGTAGGAATGCTTTATGATGATCGGACAGACTTAATGGATGTTGTCAAAACAGACGGTGCACAAGAAGTGCTGCCATCGGTCGTTTGTTATCTTGAGGATGAGATATTGGTTGGAACAGAGGCTAAAAATAGTGCGGTGATTTACTCGGAAGAGACTATTTTTTCAGTTAAGCGTAAAATGGGTCAAGAAGAAGCGATTACTGTGGGAGGATACGAGCTATTACCAGAGGAAGTTAGTAGCGAAATCCTAAAAAAGATAAAAGACGCAGCCCAAGAACAAATAGGAGAGCCTATTGTTGAAGTGGTTATAACCCATCCGGCATATTTTAATGATCGCCAGATATATGCCACTAAAAAAGCCGGTATGCTTGCAGGATTTGAGATAGTCCATCTGTTAAGTGAACCGCTGGCGGCAGCTATTGAGTATGGATATAAGCAAAGTTACGTACAAAAAATTCTGATTTATGATTTGGGCGGAGGTACATTTGATGCTTGTGTGTTATCCGTGGCCCAAGATATATATGGGAACAATTCATTTCAAGAGTTGGCGGATGTAGGTGATATGAAGCTGGGCGGCGATGATTTTGATGAAGTGTTAGTACAAGCGATGGTAGAAGCTTTTGAAAAACAACATGGAGTAAGCATCTGTCAGTTTGAAGAGCTTGAACAAAAACAAATGATGCAAAAAATACGCATTGAAGCAGAACGGGCAAAGCGAGGGCTATCTGAGGCAAACAAAATGAGTGTCAATATTCATCCAATCACTATTGTTGATGGCATTCCATATCAATTAACTTTTGACATTACAAGGGATCAGTTTGAAGAGCTTATTCGTGAATATATTGAGCGAAGTATGGACGTGGTTGAATTGGCGCTGGAACGTTCTGGTGAGACAAAGGAGACGATTGATAAAGTGATATTAGTTGGCGGATCAACACTTGTGCCTATGGTAAAGCGTATTATTGCAGGGCATATAAAAGAACCCTACCGTGCCAAAGATCCGGCAAAAAGTGTAGCAATGGGAGCGGCTATCTATAATTATCTGATGCATTTGCCAAATAGCAGCGTTGAGATTGGACAAATTATGCGTCAGCATATAGGAACGCGAGCAATTATAAATGAAGCAACCGGACAAAAAGCACTTATTCCTATCCTTAAGATGGGAACAGAGATTCCATCAACTGCAACGGAAGATGGCTTTAAAGTGACGCGTGGAGCTCATGCTGTTTCGATTGACTGCTTTCAGTGGGAAGAAGGACATGAACAGACGAGTAAGTATATAGGGTCTGTCGTTTTAGAAAATATTACCGATGACAGCCAGTTATCCATTACCTATCAAATTGACCGAGATAATTTATTTGAAGTAGAAGTCGTGGACAAGATTAGCGGACATCAAGTCTGTCAAGCTTTTGATCGAACAAAGAGTGCTCCGGTTATTGACCATTCGCTGGCAAAAACTGCACCGGATATAACAGGGATGGACATTGTTTTTATCATTGATACAACAAGCAGTATGGATGTGTATATAGACGGAGTAAAAGAAAAAGCTATTGAATTTTCAAATCAGCTCCATCAAAAAGGCATTGACTATCAGTTGGGATTAATTGGCTATGGAGACTTAGGGGAACGTGAAAAGCCTAAAAAATACAAATGGACAAAAGATATAGAACGATTTCGTAAAAATGTGAAGAAGTTGCCGAGAAATTATGGCGGTGATATTCCAGAGTCAACCCTTGAAGCGGTAGAAACTGGGGTTGAGTATCTAAAAAAACGCCCTGTAGCCAATGCATACAAAGCATTTATTGTGATAACGGATGCTCCGCCACATATACCTACCCACAATGGTCGAGGTTTGGAGGACGCTATAAAAACAGTGAATGATGCAGGCGTTATCTGTTATGTTGTTGCAAAAAAAGATCCGGATAGTCTCTTAGCCTATTCACCTTTAGTAGGAGAATATGGACACTATTATTCTATGGATGAACCGTTTTATGATATTCTTGATGCGATAGCTAATAAGCTTGCACAGCTCGTACGTGTGGAGAAGGAGTAA
- a CDS encoding Hsp70 family protein, with amino-acid sequence MSIEQYKKIIEEQGLDEDLYILGIDLGTTHSVISYWHQQKHTPEPIDMSNGFGKIPLPCVIQYRKEELDEEWIVGTEALNTYVIFPEATAMSIKSFMGTNQPIVLNSQSFSPEELSAMVLRALFNQIKSMNPKSSIAGIVVSVPYDFDDAAKKATISACQLAGIQDELICLIEEPKAAALTYSYHHPFNPGEKVMVFDFGGGTLDITLFGVEQVSAREQTLKVLSEGGQAKHGGDILDALLYDYFLQCIRDKGHPIETLSKENHAEIKMRARETKERLSGTQKVRVPFAFCVPPFVLSMTREDLERVGQAFIDKTKLFVVKTLQEAYQGAIKPEDVDRILLTGGSSQMPWIKKMMIHLFQDQEKIYVTDRPALDISLGATIYAAMKMGVHTQTELTTGRQYMNFEVCVPHDIGFEIEVDAVRTFYTMISRGTPYRLARRAQIFTIDGETQEDMTHLSVRILERIHKDKGVDGCSVIGDVEVAGLPRRPRGQTQIKVTLSIDEETGTIQGEVEDLGYGQNYSPSGFKQMFIPKRHQTTVVQSER; translated from the coding sequence ATGAGTATTGAACAGTATAAAAAAATAATTGAAGAACAAGGATTAGATGAAGATCTATATATACTGGGTATTGACTTGGGAACGACACACTCTGTGATTAGTTATTGGCACCAACAAAAGCATACACCTGAACCGATAGATATGAGTAATGGTTTTGGAAAAATTCCCTTACCTTGTGTTATTCAGTATCGTAAAGAAGAGTTAGATGAGGAGTGGATTGTTGGGACAGAAGCGCTCAATACCTATGTCATTTTTCCAGAAGCAACAGCAATGTCCATTAAAAGTTTTATGGGAACCAATCAACCCATCGTGCTCAATAGTCAATCGTTTTCCCCAGAAGAATTATCAGCCATGGTTCTACGTGCGCTTTTTAATCAAATAAAAAGTATGAACCCTAAAAGTTCAATAGCCGGAATTGTTGTTTCCGTACCGTATGATTTTGACGATGCGGCAAAGAAGGCAACGATTAGTGCGTGTCAACTTGCAGGGATTCAAGATGAACTCATATGTCTAATTGAAGAACCTAAAGCGGCGGCATTGACCTATAGCTATCACCATCCGTTTAATCCAGGAGAGAAGGTTATGGTTTTTGATTTTGGCGGTGGAACGCTGGATATTACGTTGTTTGGTGTTGAGCAGGTAAGTGCGCGTGAGCAAACACTAAAAGTGCTGAGTGAAGGAGGACAAGCTAAGCACGGTGGAGATATTCTTGATGCGCTTTTGTATGACTATTTCTTGCAGTGTATTCGAGATAAAGGGCATCCAATAGAGACGCTTTCCAAGGAAAATCATGCGGAAATAAAGATGCGTGCTCGTGAGACAAAAGAACGATTATCAGGCACTCAAAAAGTACGTGTACCCTTTGCATTTTGTGTACCTCCTTTTGTACTGAGTATGACGCGAGAAGATTTAGAGAGGGTTGGGCAAGCCTTTATAGATAAGACGAAACTGTTTGTTGTAAAAACATTACAAGAAGCGTATCAAGGAGCCATAAAGCCAGAAGATGTTGATCGGATTCTTTTGACAGGTGGTTCCTCTCAAATGCCTTGGATCAAAAAAATGATGATTCATCTTTTTCAAGATCAAGAAAAAATTTATGTTACAGACCGTCCCGCGTTAGATATATCCTTGGGAGCAACTATTTATGCAGCGATGAAAATGGGCGTGCATACGCAAACGGAGCTTACAACAGGACGACAATATATGAATTTTGAAGTGTGCGTACCTCATGATATAGGTTTTGAGATTGAAGTGGATGCAGTTAGAACATTCTATACAATGATTAGTCGAGGGACTCCATATCGATTAGCACGTCGTGCCCAAATATTTACGATTGATGGAGAGACGCAAGAGGATATGACACATCTATCGGTGCGAATACTTGAGCGCATCCATAAGGATAAGGGTGTGGATGGATGTAGTGTCATAGGTGATGTAGAAGTTGCCGGCTTACCACGTAGACCTCGTGGTCAAACACAGATAAAAGTAACGTTGTCGATAGATGAAGAGACAGGAACAATTCAGGGAGAAGTTGAAGACTTAGGTTATGGACAAAACTATTCCCCCTCAGGGTTTAAGCAGATGTTCATACCAAAACGACATCAAACAACAGTGGTACAAAGCGAAAGGTAG
- the grpE gene encoding nucleotide exchange factor GrpE translates to MYRFIEEKQIEKVVLEYVLNHNQMEDRCIDVLKVAFDQMISRILLQVKLYIENINQLKNTEKVYDVIQEIKSCYTTYLTQNLDPIEDMESLEIIKMIYDVLEDQRESFFVERENPLEYERTLIESLVLLKSQEALKSLRDEAIKEFKLPISTYNDYKNILKAFVLDAYSGMQHNLKRIVENHAKEINNYEKRSDLIEYLKILQEQKNILESFIHIDLNIDSNSDSNNESNSDLDDSQKPLETLTHQFIWPLRHTYTSICEAIEESEQSIKQCDEVEYNFIIKNIENIIEKNIMNNSKLSTLMDGVEANKQNTIDLFLMHVNDELVKVSTKAINDFKRISHPFELICFRLIEHMGTTLAKIQATDYDQVQTEHHQNIIKGVIDTLMLKYDVIKEKNEDFQMERKTNQLDVANRMLGFRKEFEKKCADYLEEAIQGDSKDFERVQARFDKMVLQTMDEAYEGEIRHLNKDILFEIKSFEDIIEQSITRIMEDEQELVQTFGIQICQLFDKMIGDLKKYQIERIYPQAGEKFNGKIHEVILVEESSDFNKGQIIRTKNSGFSIQDRIITRASVVAAK, encoded by the coding sequence ATGTATAGATTTATTGAAGAAAAACAAATTGAAAAAGTTGTATTAGAATATGTCTTAAACCATAATCAAATGGAAGATCGATGCATAGATGTCCTTAAGGTAGCTTTTGATCAAATGATATCACGAATATTACTTCAGGTTAAACTCTATATAGAAAATATTAACCAGCTAAAAAACACGGAAAAAGTATACGATGTCATACAAGAGATAAAATCATGTTATACAACCTATTTGACACAAAACTTAGACCCTATTGAAGATATGGAAAGCCTTGAAATTATTAAAATGATTTATGATGTATTGGAAGATCAGAGAGAATCTTTTTTTGTTGAACGTGAAAATCCTTTGGAATATGAACGTACATTAATTGAATCGCTGGTTTTGCTAAAATCACAAGAAGCCCTAAAGAGTTTACGTGATGAGGCGATTAAAGAGTTTAAACTTCCCATAAGTACATATAATGACTACAAAAATATTTTAAAAGCATTTGTTCTAGATGCGTATTCGGGGATGCAACATAACCTAAAACGCATCGTAGAAAACCATGCAAAAGAGATCAATAATTATGAAAAGCGGTCAGATCTAATAGAGTATCTAAAAATCCTTCAGGAGCAAAAAAATATACTTGAAAGTTTTATTCATATTGACCTAAATATTGACTCGAACAGTGACTCAAATAATGAATCAAATAGTGATTTAGATGATTCGCAAAAACCGTTAGAGACACTGACCCATCAATTTATTTGGCCACTTCGCCATACCTATACGTCCATTTGTGAAGCGATAGAAGAAAGTGAACAATCGATTAAACAATGCGATGAAGTTGAATACAATTTTATAATAAAAAACATTGAAAATATTATCGAAAAAAATATTATGAATAATTCCAAATTGTCAACATTGATGGATGGTGTTGAAGCGAATAAGCAAAATACGATTGATTTGTTCTTAATGCATGTCAACGATGAACTAGTCAAAGTCAGTACAAAAGCAATCAATGATTTTAAACGTATCAGCCATCCGTTTGAGCTTATTTGTTTTCGATTAATTGAACACATGGGAACTACATTAGCTAAAATACAAGCGACAGACTATGATCAGGTTCAAACAGAGCATCATCAAAATATTATTAAAGGGGTCATTGATACTTTAATGCTTAAGTATGATGTCATCAAAGAAAAAAACGAAGATTTTCAAATGGAGCGAAAAACCAATCAGCTGGACGTGGCCAATAGGATGCTCGGATTTCGAAAAGAATTTGAAAAAAAATGTGCAGATTACTTAGAAGAAGCAATACAAGGCGATAGTAAGGACTTTGAACGAGTTCAAGCACGGTTTGATAAAATGGTTTTACAGACCATGGATGAAGCCTATGAAGGTGAAATCAGACATTTAAATAAAGACATCTTGTTCGAAATCAAAAGTTTTGAAGATATTATAGAGCAGTCTATTACTCGTATTATGGAAGACGAACAGGAGTTAGTCCAGACTTTTGGAATACAAATCTGTCAATTATTTGACAAAATGATTGGGGACTTAAAAAAGTATCAAATTGAGAGAATTTATCCTCAAGCTGGAGAAAAATTCAATGGGAAGATACATGAAGTTATACTTGTTGAAGAATCCTCTGACTTTAACAAAGGTCAGATTATACGCACTAAAAATAGTGGTTTTTCAATACAAGATCGTATTATCACACGTGCAAGTGTTGTCGCAGCAAAATAG
- a CDS encoding Hsp70 family protein: MGVLSLELNKGLYMGIDFGTTNSVVSIYHYDEDEVHTLKIDGYTVFPSVIQFEKNAVTGELDRIFGLEAKESAVIYPESTVTSIKRKLESDEPIEIYCDKDRYSFLPETIVAEILGYLKSQADEYIRDTLNIFGVFSGCVITVPANSTDKQKRKMKKAAVMAGFDEDNVYLRLEPAAAAIQYATTSSKSKKVLVYDFGGGTFDACVLDIRQEESEDEPNISILSTYGDNYLGGNDIDQLMVDLIYEHFLEQTHHTIDLYNFEIDDGLAVQDKKMAIIRMKHVANQVKEKLSTTQKAKVVLAPFIQTPVPVNIQFEINREMFYAHQRKHPLDDSTYVFERMQDVSVHTLVERTMDSVRKCLVNAHIDVADITDIFLVGGSSALPIVEEKIQAYFQQEPYRSKISPALSISQGAAHYCHQIMLPSTKGPKVYEKTIHSLGIEMAGRRYLEIIQRDMEIPDDGLIVEAPYTFETNYDGLTSMAIIVYEDLEPNENKRKFVYEQSMRRLTGTTLRNIPPKAKGEEKIRIQFKLNQDNMLMVEAWSVDTEGISTVLTVDELYGK; the protein is encoded by the coding sequence GTGGGAGTCCTAAGTTTAGAACTTAATAAAGGGTTATATATGGGCATTGACTTTGGAACGACGAATTCTGTTGTGAGTATATACCATTATGATGAAGACGAAGTCCATACCCTAAAAATTGATGGATACACCGTGTTTCCTTCGGTTATTCAATTTGAAAAAAATGCAGTAACAGGAGAGCTTGACCGAATATTTGGTCTAGAAGCGAAAGAGTCCGCTGTAATTTACCCCGAAAGTACGGTAACATCCATTAAGCGTAAGCTGGAGTCGGATGAACCCATTGAGATTTATTGTGATAAAGACCGTTATAGTTTTTTGCCGGAAACGATTGTTGCAGAGATTCTTGGCTATTTAAAATCCCAAGCAGACGAGTATATTCGAGATACATTAAATATTTTCGGAGTTTTTTCAGGTTGTGTTATTACTGTTCCGGCCAACTCAACCGATAAACAAAAGAGAAAGATGAAAAAAGCGGCGGTAATGGCAGGGTTTGATGAAGATAATGTGTATTTACGATTAGAACCTGCAGCAGCTGCAATACAATATGCCACAACATCCTCAAAAAGTAAAAAAGTGCTGGTTTATGACTTTGGAGGCGGAACTTTTGATGCATGCGTCTTAGATATTCGCCAAGAAGAATCGGAAGATGAACCTAATATTTCCATTCTAAGTACTTATGGAGACAATTACTTGGGAGGTAATGATATAGACCAGCTCATGGTGGATTTGATTTATGAACATTTTTTAGAACAAACGCATCATACTATTGATTTATATAACTTTGAAATAGACGATGGACTTGCGGTTCAAGACAAAAAAATGGCGATTATTCGCATGAAGCATGTTGCAAACCAAGTTAAAGAAAAATTGTCAACAACGCAAAAAGCAAAAGTCGTATTAGCACCATTTATTCAAACACCCGTGCCTGTCAATATACAGTTTGAGATTAATCGGGAGATGTTTTATGCCCATCAGCGTAAGCATCCGTTAGATGACTCAACATATGTATTTGAACGCATGCAAGATGTGTCAGTACATACGCTTGTAGAACGTACTATGGACAGTGTGAGAAAGTGTTTGGTTAACGCACATATTGATGTAGCGGACATCACCGATATTTTTTTGGTTGGCGGTTCATCAGCATTGCCTATTGTAGAAGAAAAAATCCAAGCATATTTTCAGCAAGAGCCTTATCGGTCAAAGATAAGCCCGGCATTAAGCATATCCCAAGGTGCGGCGCATTATTGTCATCAAATTATGCTTCCTTCAACAAAAGGACCCAAAGTTTATGAAAAGACAATTCATTCATTAGGGATTGAAATGGCTGGGAGACGTTATCTTGAGATTATACAACGTGATATGGAGATACCTGATGACGGACTCATTGTTGAAGCACCCTACACATTTGAGACAAATTATGATGGATTAACAAGTATGGCTATTATTGTATATGAAGACCTAGAACCCAATGAAAATAAGCGAAAGTTTGTCTATGAACAAAGTATGCGACGCCTGACAGGGACAACACTAAGAAATATCCCACCCAAAGCCAAAGGCGAGGAAAAAATCCGTATTCAATTCAAATTAAATCAAGACAATATGTTAATGGTTGAAGCTTGGTCTGTAGATACAGAAGGAATTTCAACTGTACTGACTGTCGATGAATTGTATGGAAAGTGA
- a CDS encoding DUF5717 family protein — MRKDECLLAIANYGLKHPKFELQVEPKRNEIVINNGQIFYGEFYVRPYLESFQWIYMEALKGIIKLKVDKKPTSNYIQYEIDGGKLFPGYSYEEEVTLYYPGGATTIEFQIKASIDRFGEVTQTQAIQHQTKIINMSTKTQHSNDVAIFFEKMTYSLEEAIELRLFNGAGELKSIMIESDHDLIHPKNTEFYLKDIWTQEWYIQQTAWDKIIGRVVFKETPFEEIAFRIHLDGENTPSQQRKIKTIITAYPLYETSINVLNRKMHRQLRVQCMRQFLMLLTERMPKKEWISFTNHIKGCLNFNQLDFDLRLIYLWALVDMGDMRSYEQEARYIRKYDEYFQKNPYYPIFLVFETIVQKKSSKRYLTLNEIKKDSHCLNTLIQTRYLEKGIDRYLIYRQLYEQKTRYAVLFAEAVHYLNKHEIFVEVDDQFYAVCIQWALNQQCLGKQWAHRLLGREKMWIRKNKYVSSRLLMQLYKTYPSPSLVDLCCEKAMEEQRYDGLALEYYKVGLGEGRYIKNLDRYYVEAAAQLDEPIDFGLLRYMTFIKDLSTKAKGYIYRKMIEAQVIDFSRFSRIYQELIVYLREMTHETEYMYAATQILAHIDAHMFGEHFDILEAMLDDTFIQYLYTTSTGQSVLEYLIQVTLESITQVQNKALYERIESNIKPEGILLIYAPARQWYEQSKVSLPIFLDNDTYKANMKNTMSLTAFLEGILQNRSHEQLMQIYAHLRFEEQRLVRPLLCQNLCQQILIDDVSVNQEETQILQGCYADEQNPDNGLLLALLKIFPEHPCRDELIKRNILIPWACKKSGKTLETSIQYYGEPFDEIKIYCRYAEDEVFHGQEMVHIAYGLFVHPIFVFYGEYMEYYITKKISEHKTIVVVSDIVYEQVPKQQLDFIAYAMEVGDGQGTYGLIDEYLEHCNNIKKIFRI; from the coding sequence ATGAGAAAAGATGAATGTTTGCTAGCCATTGCGAATTATGGATTAAAACATCCCAAGTTTGAACTTCAAGTAGAACCAAAAAGAAATGAGATTGTCATAAACAATGGTCAAATCTTTTATGGTGAATTTTACGTGCGTCCATATTTAGAATCTTTTCAATGGATATACATGGAAGCGTTAAAAGGAATTATAAAACTGAAAGTGGATAAAAAACCGACATCAAATTATATACAATATGAAATTGATGGAGGAAAACTTTTTCCTGGGTATAGTTATGAAGAAGAAGTGACCCTATACTATCCAGGAGGCGCCACTACCATTGAATTTCAAATCAAGGCAAGTATAGATAGATTTGGTGAGGTGACCCAGACACAAGCAATCCAACACCAGACAAAGATTATTAATATGTCTACAAAAACACAGCATTCGAATGATGTGGCTATTTTTTTTGAAAAGATGACCTATAGCCTGGAGGAAGCTATAGAGTTGCGATTATTTAATGGAGCGGGTGAACTTAAAAGTATTATGATTGAATCGGACCATGATTTGATTCACCCAAAAAATACGGAATTTTATCTAAAAGATATATGGACTCAAGAATGGTATATTCAGCAAACGGCATGGGATAAAATTATTGGGCGTGTGGTTTTTAAGGAGACACCATTTGAAGAAATTGCTTTTCGGATTCATTTGGATGGGGAAAATACGCCTTCCCAACAACGGAAGATAAAAACAATAATTACAGCCTATCCCTTATATGAGACCTCCATTAATGTTCTGAATCGTAAAATGCATCGGCAACTTCGAGTGCAATGCATGCGACAGTTTTTGATGCTTCTTACAGAGCGAATGCCAAAAAAAGAATGGATTAGCTTTACCAATCATATAAAAGGCTGCTTAAATTTTAATCAGTTGGATTTTGATCTTCGTTTAATTTATTTATGGGCACTAGTGGATATGGGGGACATGCGTTCTTATGAACAAGAAGCCAGGTACATCCGAAAATACGATGAATATTTTCAAAAAAATCCATACTATCCGATTTTTTTAGTCTTTGAAACGATAGTACAAAAGAAAAGCAGTAAGCGCTATCTGACATTGAATGAAATAAAAAAAGACAGTCATTGTCTAAATACATTAATTCAAACCCGCTACCTTGAAAAAGGAATTGATCGTTATTTGATATATCGACAGTTATATGAACAAAAAACTAGATATGCAGTTTTATTTGCTGAAGCAGTGCACTACCTGAACAAACATGAGATTTTTGTGGAGGTGGATGATCAATTTTATGCAGTGTGTATTCAATGGGCGTTAAACCAACAATGCTTGGGAAAGCAATGGGCGCATCGTCTCTTAGGGCGGGAAAAGATGTGGATACGTAAAAACAAATATGTATCAAGTCGGCTATTGATGCAACTGTATAAGACATATCCTTCGCCTTCTTTGGTGGACTTATGTTGTGAGAAAGCAATGGAGGAGCAGCGTTATGACGGTCTTGCTTTAGAATACTATAAAGTAGGCTTAGGTGAAGGGCGATATATAAAAAATCTGGACCGATATTATGTGGAAGCAGCAGCGCAACTTGACGAGCCGATTGACTTTGGCCTGTTGCGTTACATGACGTTTATAAAAGATTTATCGACGAAAGCAAAAGGATATATATATCGAAAGATGATAGAAGCGCAAGTCATTGATTTTAGCCGATTTTCGAGAATATATCAAGAACTCATAGTTTATCTTCGAGAGATGACCCATGAGACGGAATATATGTATGCAGCTACACAGATTCTTGCACACATCGATGCACATATGTTTGGTGAACACTTCGATATATTAGAAGCGATGCTGGATGATACGTTTATTCAATATCTTTATACGACGTCAACAGGCCAATCGGTTTTAGAATATCTTATTCAAGTGACGCTTGAGAGCATAACACAAGTGCAGAATAAGGCCCTCTATGAACGTATAGAATCAAATATTAAGCCAGAAGGCATCCTGTTAATATATGCTCCGGCTAGACAATGGTATGAACAATCAAAGGTTTCTTTGCCTATCTTCCTTGATAATGATACATATAAGGCAAACATGAAAAATACGATGTCGTTGACGGCGTTTTTAGAAGGAATTCTTCAAAACCGGTCCCATGAACAATTGATGCAGATTTATGCACATTTGAGATTCGAAGAACAAAGGTTAGTTCGCCCATTGCTTTGCCAAAACCTTTGTCAACAAATACTTATTGACGATGTTAGTGTTAATCAAGAGGAGACTCAGATTCTTCAAGGGTGCTATGCGGATGAACAAAATCCTGATAATGGGTTATTGCTCGCCTTGTTAAAAATATTTCCAGAACACCCTTGTCGCGACGAACTTATAAAACGCAACATATTGATTCCTTGGGCATGTAAAAAGAGTGGAAAAACATTGGAGACTAGTATACAATATTATGGAGAGCCCTTTGACGAGATAAAAATTTATTGTAGATATGCTGAAGATGAAGTGTTTCATGGACAAGAAATGGTGCATATAGCTTATGGATTGTTTGTACATCCGATATTTGTATTCTATGGAGAATATATGGAATATTATATTACAAAAAAAATATCCGAGCATAAGACGATTGTTGTTGTTTCAGATATTGTATATGAACAAGTTCCAAAGCAACAGTTGGATTTCATTGCATATGCAATGGAAGTGGGAGATGGACAGGGGACATATGGTCTCATTGACGAATACCTAGAGCATTGTAATAACATAAAAAAAATATTCCGTATTTAA
- a CDS encoding histidinol-phosphate transaminase, which produces MKELNNFHGSDVEKVAKFYHLDEKSIINFSGNVNPLGLSEQLQEKLIANIDLVTNYPDPDYHTLKASISQYASTQSEYVLLGNGTTELIAHYIDYVHPKKALIIGPTYSEYEKKISSCDAGVVYYPLSESNDFKIDIETIITMCTTDIDLVVLCNPNNPTASLITSKELTPLFDHLKALGLHILIDETYMDFIANADHISAINLVERYSNCIVLRSFSKFFSAPGLRLGYGITSDFKCHESMEKQRHHWAINSLAAFAGSELMKDSAFIEHTHQFIESERIRVGTLLSTISALKVFPNYGNFFFVKIIHPQYTTQKLFDHLIKRHLMIRNTASFPFLHGEYFRFSLSTRANNDLLIDALQDFFTQ; this is translated from the coding sequence ATGAAAGAACTGAATAATTTTCATGGTAGCGATGTTGAAAAAGTCGCAAAATTTTATCATCTCGATGAAAAATCTATTATAAATTTTAGCGGCAATGTTAATCCACTTGGTTTATCTGAGCAACTACAAGAGAAGCTCATTGCAAATATTGATTTAGTTACCAATTATCCTGATCCAGACTATCACACATTAAAGGCAAGCATCTCTCAGTATGCCTCAACCCAAAGCGAGTATGTTTTATTAGGTAATGGAACAACTGAACTCATTGCCCATTATATTGATTATGTCCACCCTAAAAAAGCATTGATTATTGGACCGACCTACTCCGAATACGAAAAAAAAATCAGCAGTTGTGATGCCGGTGTTGTCTACTACCCTTTAAGTGAATCCAATGATTTTAAGATAGATATTGAAACCATTATCACGATGTGTACCACTGATATTGATTTGGTTGTTTTGTGTAATCCGAATAATCCTACCGCTTCCTTGATAACGTCTAAGGAGCTTACTCCCTTATTTGACCATCTTAAAGCACTTGGATTACATATCTTGATTGATGAAACTTACATGGATTTTATAGCAAATGCGGATCATATAAGTGCCATTAATCTTGTAGAGCGTTACTCTAACTGTATTGTTCTTCGTAGCTTTTCAAAGTTTTTCTCTGCGCCTGGACTTCGACTAGGTTATGGCATTACTAGTGATTTTAAATGTCATGAATCAATGGAAAAACAACGCCACCATTGGGCAATCAATTCACTCGCTGCTTTTGCCGGCTCTGAATTAATGAAGGACAGCGCTTTTATTGAGCATACCCATCAATTTATTGAATCCGAGCGTATACGTGTTGGAACACTATTATCAACAATCAGCGCCTTAAAAGTTTTTCCAAATTATGGTAATTTCTTTTTTGTAAAAATTATTCATCCTCAATACACGACTCAAAAATTATTTGACCACCTTATTAAAAGACATCTAATGATTCGTAACACCGCTTCTTTTCCATTTTTGCATGGTGAGTATTTCCGTTTTTCACTTTCTACTCGAGCAAATAATGATTTGCTCATTGATGCTCTCCAAGATTTCTTTACTCAATAA